From the genome of Rhinolophus ferrumequinum isolate MPI-CBG mRhiFer1 chromosome 24, mRhiFer1_v1.p, whole genome shotgun sequence:
tcacctcacatatttaccgtgttgggggggaggaggggagaacaCTGAAgttctctcttagcaaatttcaatgaCACAGTGTCATCAACTATAGTGACCATGTGGTAGTAGGTTAGATCCTCAGACCTCACTgatcttctaactggaagtttgtacccttcgCCAGCCTCTCCCTTtttgcccacccccagccctggtaacttctttcctactttctgtttctgagtttgactttactttttttagattacacatattaGTGACACAAAGCAGTATTTgtctttggcttatttcacttagcataaaatctTCAAGGTCCAttcctgttgtcacaaatggcaggatttccttctttctcgtggttgaataatattccattttatatatgtacatatatgtatatactcgtATAACAATCATACCCTTATCCaattatccattgatggacactgaggttatttccatatcttggctattgtgaataatgttgcaatgaacatgggatgtACAGATATCTATGGTATCTCTTCAAAGTCTCATTCTTGTAAGGTCTCAGCATTGCTGCTTACTCTAAATTTGCTTGtcactctcctccctctcccattAGACTGCACTCTGAAATAggaatgggaaggaaggagagtccaacatattttaagtttagaatggagagaacaaaaaaaaaaccaaaacaaacaaacaaaaaaacagtgacggagaaaaaaaaaaaagaatggagagaaCAATGCATCTGCTGGGAAAGGGGTAAAGAGTGATGCTGACACCTAGAGGATAGTTTTGGAGGCTGGTCAAAGGTTGTTGGGTCAGTGGCAGGAGGTACCGTTTACCGCGATCTCCAGGAGAAGTGCACACATGGCAGTTACATGTGTTTTCCTTCAAACTGGTTGCCAGGTTGGAATGACTGATGACATCAGAGGCTTCCGACCTTCCTGATTGGAGGGACCAAACTCCATGGTGTTTGGCAGCAGAGGTGGACAACAGTATCTTCTCAGAGCCTTTCTCCACTCCTAGTTCCTGCTCAGCGTGGAGAAGGGATAACGGGCTTGTGTTCAGCCAGAATCCAGAGGAGTTTGGACAGATCAGAGTCTAGCTTTCATGAAAGGGAAAAGTTTGGGAGAAATCATGgccagttaaccaagtttccagTTTGAGGACCAGAGCCCCCAGCCTAACTCCTCAGGACACCGCATGGAGGTGATAGTGGATGAAGAAGTCCCAGGACCATCAGGTGAGGAAACTAGAGGGAGAAGGGATTGGATGGGGTTGATAGTGAAGAGGAAGGCGTACAGAAGTCAGGAAGGAGTGCATGAGTAGGGTGTGTGCGAAAGAAAGGAGTGATTGAGGAAGCCAGGGTTTGGAGGAGAGTACAGGATCTGGGGACAAAGATATTCCAGAGGAAGGAAACCGGGGAAACAAGGAAAGAGGGTTCAGACATGAGATCcaaggatgaaagaagaaaggaagagaggaagcaggtttccatctccctctcccaATAGGAGAAATCTATCGAGGAAGAGTTTTGAGGACAGGGAAATGGAACAATGACAAGATCAGTGGGGGCAAAGATGTATATCACCAAAGGAGAAAGATGGCGAGAGCTTGGGAGAAGACCAGTAGCCTATGACTGGAGAGAATGGAGGggtttgtgggattttttttgggggggggttaaGTGTGCATGGAGTGGGGATGGGGTTTGGGTGACCAGTAACAGAATTCCAAAGACAAAAGCCTTATATTGTAGCCTGGATTCTTTATGCAGACGCCCGGGTGGATTCCAGTCCCCTGCCTCAGTCCCCTggctggaagaggaggagggagtggtcagcagaggaggaggaggatcgACTGCCCCTGGGGCTGAGGACATGTGTGGGCTCAAGATCAAGTCGAAGAGACAGCGGATGTCTTCAGTTCTACCTGAACACCATGACGTCTTCAACAGGCTGCTTGGTAGGCAGAGACCCTGGAGAGGACCCTCGAGGCcgattcttttttataaaaaaagaagcaacTTCCAACACCTACACTTTTGCAATGGAAAAGAATTCCTTGCTAGTTGGTGAGTTCTCTGTCCTAGGAGAACTCCGTATTGATCGCTCCCTGGGGCACTTAGAAATGAGAGCGGATTAGACTAGACTTGAAAAGGGTCTGCTTTGGGGATTGGAAAGCTTGGTTTAAACTGTACCCTCTGAGACTTCTTAGCACTGACTGACTCACCTTGTGAATCTGAATACCTTCTTCTGTGTAAGGGACAATAAGGCCATCTTCGCACCCTGATGTGATTGTCAATTGAGAAAATGACTGAGTGTGGCCTCTGCAGAGGTACAGGCACACATGACGAGGGGGCATCACTGGTTGTGTGAGACCTGACATGCAGCTATATTCCTCACACCCTCCCTGTCACTCAGACAGCCCAGATAGGGGGACACCACTGCTCCCTTGCCGGTGAACCATCTCCTGTCCCCACTCCTATCAGCCTCACCTTTCCCCACGATGCTGAAACTTCATCAGAAGAGTCATGGTTCTCCTCTTTGCTCTGGAGAATTCCCGTGGCAACCCTGTTCCAGTTGTCAGCCTGACACACGCCCTCTTTTCACAGAGGATCCTGTCGTTAAAAGATTCCTGGCCTGGGACAGAAATCTGAGGATGTCTGACAAGATAAGAGGAACTTCTGCTCCACCTGGGGCTGTGGAGAGCTTTCTGAACCCATGGTTCTACTTCTCTCTCCAACCTGACgccttctcatttctctttgggGGCCTAGTGGTTTCTTGCAGTATAGACCGGCAGCCCTGCCTTTTCCCCCCAGCTCCTCTGCGATCTGTGCTCAAGGCTTGCCCTTTTGGTTGTTGGCACATTAAATCCCCTCTCCTCACAGATCTTGGGGAGCCCCTTTGCTCCAGCTGATCAAAAACCCTCCTGATGCTGGCCGTCTTAAACAAATGCCCTCAAACCTTCAGAGCTTTCTGTCCTGAGCATCATAAAGTCTTCCCATGACTTCTTGGGTTTGCGACCTACCTTCTACCCCCCAAATAAGCAGGTTCCCCTCAACACCGGGGTCTTCTTCCAGTGGCAACACCTGTCCCCAGGCTCTCGTGCCCTTGTCCCACTGTTCTTCCCTTCCCGATGTGACCTCTCTTGTGTggtgtttttcctctttccatcaATACCTCCTATCTATGGTTATAGCTTATGTTAGCCATGCTAGCTGCTTCTCCTGGCAGTACAAGTGAATTCATTTCTTCCTGGCCCTGTGAGTATTTTGCTTAATCCCATCAGTCAATAGTCATACCCTAGCGGGCAGAGAGAAGGGGGACTCTgaacttttatctatttttttaacctacttGTACTCTGTGTGTAAAAATAATAGGATTATAGTATAGTGTTTTTTATACTGTTCTTTATAAAAGTCAATAACCCTAATGTCAGCTAAAAGacggaacaaaacaaaaaatcacaaaaccCTCCAAATGAAAGAATTGACATCTCCTTGCCCCCAAGCAAATAGGCTTTAGACTAAGCATTTCCAATCCCTCTGTTGCTCTCTTTCTCATATCAACACCAAGTAGAATTGTCTTCTTGCTCAGTTCAGAGGGGCCCTCATTACATAACACAGATCTATTATAAAATGCTCCCAGGGAGGTTTCTCACAAGTCTCTCTGAATATCCTTCCAAAACACAGATCTAACCACTTCACTGGCCTGCTGAACAATCTCATAGGCTAATTATGCTC
Proteins encoded in this window:
- the LOC117016765 gene encoding uncharacterized protein LOC117016765 isoform X3, with translation MEVIVDEEVPGPSDARVDSSPLPQSPGWKRRREWSAEEEEDRLPLGLRTCVGSRSSRRDSGCLQFYLNTMTSSTGCLRILSLKDSWPGTEI
- the LOC117016765 gene encoding uncharacterized protein LOC117016765 isoform X2, which produces MEVIVDEEVPGPSDARVDSSPLPQSPGWKRRREWSAEEEEDRLPLGLRTCVGSRSSRRDSGCLQFYLNTMTSSTGCLVGRDPGEDPRGRFFFIKKEATSNTYTFAMEKNSLLVATWPMI
- the LOC117016765 gene encoding uncharacterized protein LOC117016765 isoform X1; its protein translation is MEVIVDEEVPGPSDARVDSSPLPQSPGWKRRREWSAEEEEDRLPLGLRTCVGSRSSRRDSGCLQFYLNTMTSSTGCLVGRDPGEDPRGRFFFIKKEATSNTYTFAMEKNSLLVEDPVVKRFLAWDRNLRMSDKIRGTSAPPGAVESFLNPWFYFSLQPDAFSFLFGGLVVSCSIDRQPCLFPPAPLRSVLKACPFGCWHIKSPLLTDLGEPLCSS